In bacterium, a single genomic region encodes these proteins:
- a CDS encoding DUF5362 domain-containing protein, which yields MDQNPVMQSSTDPMQKIRYSIEKTQGWLKFLGILSIIGGALQALTLVGIIVAWLPIWLGIIMNQAGSKGKDYADRGTLEDLVEYNDKLKNLFTIYGILAIVALIAAVLGGIVMIILAITGAFVASRYF from the coding sequence ATGGATCAGAATCCTGTCATGCAATCTTCAACAGATCCTATGCAGAAGATCCGCTACAGCATTGAAAAAACCCAGGGCTGGCTGAAGTTCCTCGGAATTCTTTCAATAATTGGCGGCGCCTTGCAGGCGCTTACCCTGGTAGGCATAATCGTAGCCTGGCTACCTATCTGGCTCGGCATAATCATGAATCAAGCCGGCTCGAAGGGCAAGGATTACGCAGACAGAGGAACACTTGAAGACCTTGTCGAATACAATGATAAACTCAAGAACCTCTTTACAATCTACGGTATCCTGGCGATAGTCGCTCTCATTGCGGCTGTGCTCGGCGGAATAGTAATGATTATTCTTGCAATAACGGGTGCATTTGTAGCTTCCCGCTATTTCTAA
- a CDS encoding glutamate--tRNA ligase, producing MQSKKYDFREHRACGVRVRIAPSPTGAIHVGLARSALYNYLFARRHGGKFILRIEDTDVERSTQESADAIIKGLAWLGITFDEGPYYQSQRLDIYRKYAEELILKGHAYRCYCTPERLEEERKKAEAEKRAWKYDRHCLNLTAEERKSLESSGIKPSIRLQVPEGSTAFNDLIHGEVTRDHKDVEDFVILRSNGVAMYNFAVVVDDHEMRISHVLRAVEHISNTTKQVLLYNAFGWSLPEFAHLPLILGEDKKKLSKRHGAMSLEEFRSQGYLADAMVNFLALLGWSPGQDRELISREELVNLFSIERINTSNAIFDMQKLSWMNGEYLRKLEPRKLFSEFSEWLVSRSITLSADPTLVAKALPLLAERSRTLAEIYDGLQPYISETLSYDEDGLKKHFRKDPEAVHKRLTLYREKLAALPEFTKEAAEETLRLLCEELAVKPGELIHPVRLAVTGRTVGPPLFDCLDLLGRERVLARLAKLPE from the coding sequence ATGCAATCTAAGAAGTATGATTTTCGCGAACACCGCGCCTGTGGCGTTCGCGTACGCATTGCACCTTCGCCAACAGGAGCCATACACGTGGGGCTTGCTCGTTCAGCACTCTATAACTATCTCTTTGCTCGCAGACATGGGGGTAAGTTCATCCTGCGCATAGAGGATACGGATGTCGAACGCTCTACCCAGGAGTCCGCCGACGCCATAATCAAAGGTTTAGCATGGCTCGGCATCACCTTCGACGAGGGGCCTTACTACCAATCTCAGCGTCTGGATATCTACCGCAAGTACGCGGAGGAGCTCATACTCAAAGGCCACGCATACCGCTGCTACTGCACGCCTGAGCGTCTCGAAGAAGAACGAAAAAAGGCTGAGGCAGAGAAGCGTGCATGGAAGTACGACAGGCATTGTCTCAATCTTACCGCTGAAGAGAGAAAAAGCCTTGAATCCTCAGGAATTAAACCTTCGATTCGCCTCCAGGTACCCGAAGGCTCAACCGCTTTCAACGACCTCATTCACGGCGAGGTTACGCGCGATCACAAGGATGTCGAAGATTTCGTAATCCTGCGCTCCAACGGCGTGGCCATGTACAACTTTGCCGTTGTCGTGGACGACCACGAGATGAGAATCAGCCACGTTCTGCGTGCGGTCGAACACATCTCCAACACAACCAAACAGGTTCTCCTCTACAACGCATTCGGCTGGTCCTTACCCGAATTCGCCCACCTTCCCTTAATTCTCGGCGAGGATAAGAAGAAACTCTCAAAACGTCATGGCGCAATGTCCCTCGAGGAGTTTCGCTCACAGGGCTATCTTGCGGACGCGATGGTCAACTTCCTGGCGCTCCTGGGATGGTCTCCAGGCCAGGACCGCGAACTCATCTCCCGCGAAGAACTCGTCAACCTCTTCTCGATAGAACGAATCAATACATCCAATGCGATATTCGATATGCAAAAACTCTCATGGATGAACGGAGAGTATCTTCGCAAGCTCGAGCCTCGTAAGCTTTTCTCCGAGTTCAGCGAATGGCTCGTTTCCCGGTCCATCACTCTCTCAGCCGACCCGACCCTGGTCGCAAAAGCCCTGCCCCTGCTTGCAGAGCGTTCGCGCACGCTTGCCGAAATCTACGACGGTCTTCAACCCTACATCTCTGAAACGCTCTCATACGACGAGGATGGATTAAAAAAACACTTCCGCAAGGACCCCGAAGCCGTCCACAAACGCCTGACCCTCTATCGCGAGAAGCTTGCCGCTTTGCCGGAGTTCACGAAGGAAGCCGCGGAGGAAACGCTCCGTCTCCTCTGCGAAGAACTAGCCGTAAAACCTGGCGAGCTCATCCACCCAGTTCGTCTTGCGGTCACCGGCCGCACCGTAGGCCCCCCCCTGTTCGACTGCCTCGACCTTCTTGGTAGGGAACGCGTTCTCGCGCGACTGGCAAAGTTGCCGGAGTAG
- a CDS encoding queuosine precursor transporter: MIPEKPVSARAFRYYDLIMAAFVTVLLVSNIVSTKITHLGPFSFDAGTLLFPLAYIFGDVLTEVYGYARSRRVIWVGFAANLLMSAIIMLAGALPPAEGWPYQESYMNVLGLTPRIVIASLVAYWAGEFSNSFVLAKMKLATKGRFLWTRTIGSTIVGEAVDTAIFAVVAFLGVLPSSLLVTVIISNYVFKVGVEVVFTPLTYLIVGGLKRAEGVDYYDRKTNFNPFLLSSKKISEPEA, translated from the coding sequence ATGATTCCTGAAAAGCCTGTGAGCGCAAGAGCCTTCCGCTACTATGACCTCATCATGGCGGCGTTCGTTACCGTGCTCCTTGTTTCTAACATCGTCTCGACCAAGATAACGCACCTGGGTCCCTTCTCGTTCGACGCGGGCACACTCCTTTTTCCCCTCGCTTACATATTCGGCGACGTTCTCACCGAGGTATACGGCTACGCGCGCTCGCGGCGTGTCATATGGGTCGGGTTCGCGGCGAACTTACTCATGTCCGCCATAATCATGCTCGCTGGCGCGCTTCCTCCGGCCGAGGGCTGGCCTTACCAGGAGTCGTATATGAACGTGCTCGGGCTTACGCCCCGCATCGTTATCGCTAGTCTTGTCGCCTACTGGGCGGGCGAGTTTTCAAACTCCTTCGTGCTCGCGAAGATGAAGCTCGCAACGAAGGGTCGCTTTCTCTGGACGCGCACGATAGGCTCAACTATCGTCGGCGAGGCGGTGGACACAGCCATATTCGCCGTGGTCGCATTCCTGGGCGTGCTTCCCTCCTCCCTGCTTGTCACCGTCATCATCTCCAACTACGTATTCAAGGTCGGTGTCGAAGTAGTGTTTACTCCGCTGACATACCTCATCGTCGGCGGACTCAAGAGAGCGGAGGGAGTGGACTACTACGACCGCAAGACCAACTTCAATCCGTTCCTTTTGTCCAGTAAGAAAATCTCAGAGCCCGAAGCCTGA
- a CDS encoding cupin domain-containing protein — MAEFPLFMRNPKNAIDPSMQSEGVEGFVYDGADGSQMAFWTASKSGKSSEHTHPFDEYFVVIEGECVLYMKGEKIVLRRGDECFIPVGIAHSTENAPGTRTIHSFGGKRAERALKK, encoded by the coding sequence ATGGCTGAATTTCCTTTGTTCATGAGAAATCCAAAAAACGCAATAGATCCCTCGATGCAATCCGAAGGAGTCGAAGGTTTCGTCTACGACGGAGCTGACGGTTCACAGATGGCGTTCTGGACAGCCTCCAAATCAGGCAAATCCTCGGAGCATACACATCCGTTCGACGAGTATTTCGTCGTCATCGAAGGCGAATGCGTCCTCTACATGAAGGGGGAGAAGATTGTGCTCCGGCGCGGGGATGAGTGTTTTATCCCTGTAGGTATCGCACATTCCACGGAGAATGCTCCAGGTACGAGAACGATTCACTCCTTTGGTGGCAAAAGGGCCGAACGTGCTCTAAAAAAGTGA
- a CDS encoding carbohydrate binding family 9 domain-containing protein, with protein sequence MELFLVLSLFSLRTVEAIRVDTPPVIDGKLTEPCWLENPGFSDFMENWPVLCDPASESTRVVVLYDEDNLYMGCFCPYKDSNQVVAWLVPRGSVGDGDDITITIDTYNDDRNAFRFAFNPLGNQRDAYLSEGGRSIDESWDGVWYVKTSIEKYGWYAELAVPFKTLRFKPQDEQIWGLCVSRWLDNRAERVLWSDYSPEDFGRGTMIERFGTITGIHGIKPGLHMEFLPHLTQTLHMGNTDPTSAGFEDISLVPIQNGVIGLDYKWAVASNLTMDITTFPDYGQIEADPEEINLSQYETYFSERRPFFTEGSSIFDFPYLDIVYTRRIGKRLPDGTEVPIFGGGKFTGKVGGTELGFLEALTGSCEYTDWYGNQLREPLYLYSVGRVTQDIFGRSKIGFIATSRDKMEGPYKGDHVAGVDTRLRFTDDWDLVVAGARTFYSDTAGTPDSLMRRGGNILGMGVTHAGLFTYGADLFYTDSTANINAVGYIGRPGRISGSVDFNYQNSWNDKWIRFLSAGIYPNIGKSLSDSLWSYGAYSSASATLYNNWAVWLNGSLENSFFYEDNTQRLTKNIGTGFTSNSAKIFYGGVSANTWDQYIYQNDPLYFGHVVSINPNFGLRIAKNLFISGYAALNRTFYGDWTADTLYYPQWMWTAGEGIRYTATNKLSFRLNLEQNTDAERYNQQLLASWEIAPLSYLYLASTMNLSGDPNTATPLDVEVSEVAFYAKVVYLFRI encoded by the coding sequence GTGGAACTCTTTCTTGTTTTATCCCTTTTTTCACTAAGAACGGTCGAAGCAATACGCGTAGATACGCCGCCTGTGATTGACGGTAAGTTAACGGAGCCTTGCTGGCTCGAGAATCCGGGTTTCAGCGACTTTATGGAGAACTGGCCCGTTCTTTGTGATCCTGCTTCGGAGTCCACTCGTGTGGTTGTCCTGTATGATGAGGATAACTTGTATATGGGATGTTTCTGCCCTTACAAGGACTCAAATCAGGTGGTCGCCTGGCTTGTGCCTCGCGGTTCGGTAGGAGACGGCGACGATATAACAATTACAATCGATACGTACAATGATGACCGCAATGCCTTTAGATTTGCGTTCAACCCGCTTGGCAATCAACGCGATGCATATCTTTCCGAGGGTGGCCGAAGTATAGACGAATCCTGGGACGGCGTCTGGTATGTCAAAACGTCAATAGAGAAATACGGGTGGTATGCCGAGCTGGCAGTCCCCTTCAAAACCCTGCGGTTCAAGCCGCAAGATGAGCAAATATGGGGCTTATGCGTTTCACGTTGGCTGGATAACAGGGCCGAGCGCGTTCTCTGGTCCGATTATTCGCCCGAGGACTTTGGACGCGGTACGATGATTGAGCGGTTCGGAACCATAACAGGAATCCACGGCATAAAACCGGGGCTTCACATGGAATTTCTTCCGCATCTTACGCAAACGCTGCACATGGGCAATACCGACCCAACCAGTGCAGGCTTTGAAGACATCTCACTCGTTCCAATCCAGAATGGAGTAATCGGTCTCGATTACAAATGGGCGGTTGCCTCGAATCTCACCATGGATATAACAACGTTTCCAGACTATGGACAGATTGAGGCCGACCCTGAAGAGATAAATCTCTCGCAATACGAGACTTATTTCTCAGAACGAAGGCCTTTCTTTACCGAGGGTTCGAGCATATTCGATTTTCCCTACCTCGATATTGTGTACACGAGACGCATCGGTAAGAGACTGCCGGATGGTACCGAGGTTCCTATCTTTGGCGGCGGCAAGTTTACCGGCAAGGTAGGGGGTACCGAATTGGGATTTCTTGAAGCCTTGACCGGTTCTTGTGAATATACTGACTGGTACGGTAATCAACTAAGAGAACCTCTCTATCTATACTCGGTAGGACGCGTTACTCAGGATATCTTCGGCCGCTCAAAGATAGGATTCATAGCGACCTCCAGAGACAAGATGGAAGGACCTTACAAGGGCGATCATGTCGCCGGGGTCGATACCAGGCTGAGGTTCACCGATGACTGGGACCTTGTTGTTGCCGGTGCTCGTACATTCTATTCCGACACCGCAGGCACGCCTGATTCACTCATGCGCCGCGGCGGGAACATATTAGGCATGGGCGTAACGCATGCCGGGCTTTTCACCTACGGAGCCGATTTGTTCTACACGGATTCCACCGCCAACATCAACGCCGTAGGCTATATCGGCCGTCCGGGGAGAATTAGCGGAAGTGTGGATTTTAACTACCAGAACTCATGGAATGATAAATGGATACGTTTCCTGAGCGCCGGTATATATCCCAATATCGGGAAGTCTTTAAGCGACAGTCTGTGGTCGTACGGCGCTTACTCAAGCGCATCTGCAACTCTCTATAACAACTGGGCGGTATGGCTGAATGGGTCTCTCGAAAACAGCTTTTTTTACGAAGATAACACCCAGCGCTTAACCAAAAATATTGGAACAGGATTCACTTCAAACTCGGCAAAAATCTTCTACGGCGGAGTGAGCGCAAACACGTGGGACCAGTACATCTATCAGAATGACCCTCTCTACTTCGGGCACGTAGTGTCGATAAACCCTAACTTTGGACTGCGAATCGCGAAGAATCTTTTCATCTCAGGCTACGCTGCTCTGAACAGAACGTTTTACGGAGACTGGACTGCCGACACCCTCTATTATCCCCAGTGGATGTGGACCGCAGGAGAGGGCATTCGCTACACGGCGACGAACAAGTTGAGCTTCAGGCTCAACCTAGAGCAGAATACAGACGCCGAGCGCTACAATCAGCAGCTTCTTGCGTCTTGGGAGATTGCGCCTTTGAGCTACCTCTATCTTGCTTCAACCATGAATCTTTCGGGCGATCCAAATACAGCCACTCCTTTAGATGTCGAGGTTTCTGAAGTGGCTTTTTATGCTAAGGTAGTATATTTATTCAGGATATAG
- a CDS encoding terpene cyclase/mutase family protein, translating to MLDVEKALEYIELEGTDLDRYRSRFLFRGERDDVMATWLLGSYQNQDGGYPLHLVIGEQSNISETAKIIAHSSQMQLLRSPCCRKALEYIRSCQHPDGFWQESSSQLELGEEMGGEWGRLWLSAYVGRALCMAAEQESAEVKKVRNYFLGLRVNGSQFTSSPSIHFLALGFFALLEGPQCGLVREALPYALANFTRSKEPRLITVQAECLLEAGVAPDDPILKEAGRNLIKIQGSDGGWGESYEGLRIRTTIDVLGLLLKLGAWRLVDEN from the coding sequence ATGCTTGACGTAGAAAAAGCCCTTGAGTACATAGAACTCGAAGGAACCGACCTCGACCGTTATCGCAGCCGTTTCCTCTTTCGGGGTGAAAGGGATGACGTAATGGCGACATGGCTTCTAGGTTCCTACCAGAATCAGGACGGCGGATACCCTCTCCACCTCGTTATAGGCGAGCAGTCCAACATCTCTGAAACGGCCAAGATAATCGCTCACTCGAGCCAGATGCAGCTGCTTCGCTCTCCATGCTGCCGCAAGGCGCTTGAGTACATAAGGAGTTGCCAGCATCCGGACGGTTTCTGGCAGGAAAGCTCCTCTCAGCTCGAACTGGGGGAGGAGATGGGCGGCGAGTGGGGAAGGTTGTGGCTTTCCGCATACGTCGGCCGGGCCTTGTGCATGGCGGCAGAGCAGGAAAGCGCGGAGGTGAAAAAAGTGAGAAACTACTTTCTGGGTTTGAGAGTAAACGGCAGTCAATTCACATCCTCTCCCTCCATTCATTTCCTAGCTCTCGGATTCTTTGCGTTGCTTGAAGGCCCGCAGTGCGGTCTTGTCAGGGAGGCGCTTCCCTATGCCCTGGCTAATTTTACCCGTTCCAAGGAGCCAAGGCTCATTACTGTTCAGGCGGAATGCCTCCTTGAAGCTGGCGTTGCGCCTGATGATCCGATACTCAAGGAAGCAGGAAGGAATCTAATCAAAATCCAGGGGTCGGACGGAGGCTGGGGTGAAAGCTATGAAGGATTAAGAATAAGAACAACAATAGACGTGCTGGGACTCTTGTTGAAGCTCGGAGCCTGGCGTCTTGTTGATGAGAATTGA
- a CDS encoding nitroreductase, translating into MDVSKAIRDRRSVRAYEKKDIPQELLLKVLEAARLAPSANNKQPWKFVVVKDEKMRKALAKAAKEQQFVAEAPVIIAAVALEPERVMTCGVPSYAVDLAIAVDHMTLAAVEYGLGSCWLGAFYQEDVKKLLGVPKEYKIAALLTLGYPRDQARFKNRKNLEEIVSYESWG; encoded by the coding sequence ATGGACGTTTCGAAAGCGATAAGAGACAGACGCAGCGTACGCGCGTATGAAAAAAAAGATATTCCGCAGGAGCTACTTTTGAAGGTTCTCGAGGCAGCGAGACTTGCCCCTTCAGCAAACAACAAGCAGCCGTGGAAGTTCGTTGTTGTCAAGGATGAGAAGATGCGCAAGGCCCTGGCAAAAGCCGCTAAGGAGCAGCAGTTCGTCGCCGAAGCGCCGGTTATCATTGCGGCAGTCGCACTTGAACCCGAGAGGGTCATGACATGCGGCGTTCCTTCTTATGCGGTCGATCTCGCCATTGCTGTGGATCACATGACTCTTGCCGCTGTTGAATACGGGCTTGGTTCATGCTGGCTTGGCGCTTTCTATCAGGAGGACGTTAAGAAGCTTCTAGGCGTCCCTAAGGAGTACAAGATCGCCGCGCTCCTTACGCTTGGCTACCCGCGCGACCAGGCGCGCTTCAAAAACCGCAAAAACCTCGAAGAGATTGTTTCTTACGAAAGCTGGGGGTAG
- a CDS encoding PTS transporter subunit EIIA, producing MRFINEHNILIFLIQIVILLFSAKAAGELFRRLKQPALVGEILVGIIFGPTVLGRLLPGIESFLFPDDQAQKSMFETASWLGVFFLLLVTGFEVDASVIWREKRSSAIIGLSSMVAPLILGASAAFLIRPMVKSAATGTVVFSLLLGTITAISAVPVLVKVLHDYEILKSDFGLVALASSSVKDILGWALFTVVLGIGAEQRLNLLDALKVFGGTSLFLLLSFTLGKYLVSKAVLWINRSHLPKPGSILSFIVVMGAICGAVTQAIGIHAAFGFLAAGILAGEAKGIMERTRETVSQFVNAVFVPLFFVSIGINVDFLSNFNPTLVLLVSAVAIAGKFAGAWLGAKLSRMPSREAVAMGVAHIPGGAMEIIMGMLALQFGLIDTQLFEAVVVASIISSLLLSPLLYLSLGLRKDFNASLFLLETAAVAELSGNTPREAIGELCNSISLHEGMPGSAESCAAVDFREGILGTGMEKGIAIPHARLNTVSQPVLTLGRSLKGIEWNTSDGLPVNLVFLLLTPEDDKEDLQVKILAAIARTMESSKVRHEMLSAKTAEEMVKAFTAALREDRMKMLRSR from the coding sequence GTGCGGTTTATAAATGAGCATAACATACTCATCTTCCTTATACAAATTGTTATACTTTTATTTTCTGCAAAGGCGGCAGGCGAGCTGTTCAGGCGGCTCAAGCAACCGGCGCTTGTGGGCGAGATTCTCGTAGGAATTATCTTCGGACCGACCGTTCTTGGCAGACTGCTCCCCGGCATTGAATCCTTCCTCTTTCCTGATGATCAGGCACAGAAAAGCATGTTTGAAACCGCATCATGGCTCGGCGTCTTTTTTCTGCTTCTGGTGACCGGGTTCGAGGTGGATGCATCCGTAATCTGGCGTGAAAAGCGTTCTTCCGCGATAATCGGGCTTTCAAGCATGGTTGCACCCTTGATCCTCGGCGCTTCGGCGGCTTTCTTGATCCGGCCGATGGTGAAATCGGCGGCTACAGGAACCGTAGTATTCTCCTTGCTACTCGGGACAATAACCGCGATTTCTGCGGTGCCGGTTCTTGTCAAGGTTCTTCATGATTATGAGATTCTGAAAAGCGACTTCGGATTGGTCGCTCTTGCTTCTTCATCCGTAAAGGACATACTCGGCTGGGCGCTTTTTACCGTAGTTCTGGGGATCGGCGCGGAGCAAAGATTAAACCTTCTTGATGCATTAAAGGTATTCGGAGGAACGTCTCTTTTTCTCCTGCTTAGCTTTACGCTGGGCAAGTATCTTGTCTCCAAAGCCGTCCTATGGATCAACCGCTCTCATCTTCCGAAACCCGGTTCTATCTTAAGCTTTATAGTCGTCATGGGAGCCATTTGCGGCGCGGTGACTCAGGCGATAGGCATCCATGCTGCATTCGGCTTCCTTGCCGCCGGCATACTGGCGGGAGAAGCGAAGGGGATAATGGAACGCACAAGAGAAACCGTTTCTCAATTCGTGAACGCCGTATTCGTTCCTTTGTTTTTCGTAAGCATTGGCATAAACGTGGACTTCCTTTCAAATTTCAATCCAACGCTTGTTCTTTTGGTCTCGGCCGTAGCTATCGCAGGTAAGTTCGCAGGCGCATGGCTAGGAGCAAAGCTGTCAAGAATGCCGTCAAGGGAAGCCGTCGCTATGGGAGTCGCTCATATCCCTGGAGGAGCAATGGAGATAATTATGGGAATGCTTGCCCTTCAATTTGGCTTGATTGACACCCAGCTTTTTGAGGCTGTGGTAGTTGCTTCAATAATATCGTCGCTTCTTTTATCGCCTTTGCTTTACCTCTCTCTCGGCTTAAGAAAGGATTTCAACGCCAGTCTTTTCCTTCTGGAGACCGCTGCAGTAGCTGAGCTTTCCGGAAACACACCCCGGGAGGCGATTGGAGAACTCTGCAACTCCATATCTCTTCATGAAGGAATGCCCGGCTCCGCCGAGTCCTGCGCGGCTGTCGACTTCCGTGAAGGCATTCTGGGAACAGGCATGGAAAAGGGAATCGCTATCCCGCACGCCAGATTAAATACCGTCTCTCAGCCGGTTTTAACCTTGGGACGCTCCCTGAAGGGAATAGAGTGGAATACGTCCGATGGGCTTCCCGTTAATCTTGTTTTTCTCCTTTTGACCCCTGAGGACGACAAGGAGGATCTTCAAGTAAAGATTCTTGCGGCAATCGCAAGGACCATGGAGAGTAGTAAGGTCAGGCATGAGATGCTTTCTGCCAAGACCGCCGAGGAGATGGTTAAGGCGTTCACGGCCGCATTAAGGGAGGACCGAATGAAGATGCTCCGCTCCAGATGA
- the argF gene encoding ornithine carbamoyltransferase: MKKDLVSISDLSGEEIKELFKTAIDVKHKQMEVARGKTLVLVFEKPSLRTRVTFSVAFFQLGGQVLYLAPADIGLGKRESVPDVARNLSRWVNAISARTFAHKTVEDLAKYADTPVVNALSDAEHPCQALADFLTIYEHKGKTEGLKMAFLGDGNNVAHSLMLTAAKVGANMAVGCPKGYEPKPEFVEKAKEDARKSGAELVITSDPKEAVKGADVVYTDVWASMGQEDEAAARKKIFAPYQVNAELLKLAKSDALVEHCLPAHRGDEITDDVLDGPHSVVLDEAENRLHIQKAILYKLLARN; this comes from the coding sequence TTGAAGAAGGATCTTGTATCCATTAGTGATCTCTCAGGAGAAGAGATTAAGGAACTCTTCAAAACTGCAATTGACGTCAAGCACAAGCAGATGGAGGTTGCAAGAGGCAAAACCCTGGTGCTGGTATTCGAGAAGCCTTCCTTGAGGACAAGAGTGACGTTCTCTGTGGCGTTCTTCCAATTGGGAGGCCAGGTTCTTTACCTTGCTCCCGCCGATATAGGACTCGGCAAGCGCGAATCGGTACCCGATGTTGCAAGGAATCTTTCCCGATGGGTCAACGCCATTAGCGCGAGAACGTTTGCCCACAAAACAGTCGAGGATCTTGCTAAATACGCCGATACCCCTGTTGTTAACGCGCTATCCGACGCCGAGCACCCATGTCAGGCTCTGGCCGATTTCCTGACCATCTACGAGCATAAAGGCAAGACCGAAGGTCTGAAAATGGCGTTTCTCGGCGACGGCAATAACGTCGCGCACTCGCTCATGCTCACGGCTGCAAAAGTCGGCGCTAACATGGCGGTCGGCTGCCCCAAGGGCTACGAACCAAAACCCGAGTTTGTTGAAAAGGCTAAGGAGGATGCCAGAAAGTCCGGAGCTGAGCTTGTGATAACGAGCGACCCGAAGGAGGCCGTAAAAGGCGCAGACGTTGTTTATACCGACGTATGGGCTTCTATGGGTCAGGAAGACGAAGCCGCGGCGAGAAAGAAGATCTTTGCTCCATATCAGGTCAATGCCGAACTTCTCAAGCTAGCAAAATCCGATGCGCTCGTCGAACATTGTCTGCCCGCCCACCGCGGCGATGAGATAACGGACGATGTGCTCGACGGACCGCATTCCGTTGTTCTTGATGAAGCCGAAAACCGCCTGCACATTCAGAAGGCGATACTGTACAAGCTGCTCGCAAGGAATTAG
- a CDS encoding histidinol-phosphatase, translated as MNKTNHSEGAHKISPSLKSLPVDLHIHTTFSPDSAVPAERACRAAVARGLDIIGFSDHVEFRKEDEAFVELYRAEEIRAELLRLRSLYEGRLEILYGVEIGFIPGKEEEIRAFLDAHPFDYAIGSVHYVEDVLVSRWIRMTEEEGKSFSPYYEALLGAAQSGLFQILGHLDYIRKYMYYPQGYSPHDYDKLTEEILEAAVKSGMAVELNTSGWRHYTEEPYPAEEILGSLASKGGRTTYGSDAHKYYDIGYASKRALELLKEQGFKTLDIFRQRKRETLDI; from the coding sequence TTGAATAAAACCAACCATTCAGAGGGAGCGCATAAGATCAGTCCTTCCCTGAAGTCTCTGCCTGTTGATCTTCACATACATACGACCTTTTCTCCGGATTCCGCGGTTCCTGCGGAGCGGGCGTGCAGGGCGGCGGTCGCAAGAGGGCTGGATATTATCGGATTCTCCGACCACGTCGAGTTCCGCAAAGAGGACGAGGCGTTCGTTGAGCTTTACCGAGCTGAGGAGATTCGAGCCGAACTTCTAAGATTGCGCTCGCTTTACGAAGGGAGACTGGAGATACTGTATGGGGTTGAGATAGGCTTCATACCCGGAAAAGAAGAAGAGATAAGGGCGTTTCTCGATGCGCATCCCTTCGATTACGCCATAGGCTCAGTCCATTACGTGGAGGATGTTCTTGTCTCTAGATGGATAAGAATGACCGAGGAGGAGGGAAAGTCTTTCTCGCCGTACTACGAAGCGCTTCTTGGAGCGGCTCAAAGCGGGCTGTTCCAGATACTGGGGCATCTCGATTACATCCGCAAGTACATGTACTATCCCCAGGGATACAGCCCACACGATTACGATAAGCTGACCGAGGAGATACTCGAAGCGGCGGTTAAATCAGGGATGGCTGTTGAGCTGAACACTTCGGGATGGCGCCACTATACGGAGGAACCCTATCCCGCAGAAGAAATTCTGGGCAGCCTTGCATCGAAAGGGGGACGTACTACGTACGGCTCGGACGCGCACAAATACTACGATATCGGTTACGCATCAAAAAGGGCGCTAGAGCTTTTGAAGGAGCAAGGGTTTAAGACTCTCGATATCTTCAGGCAAAGAAAGCGCGAAACGCTTGACATATGA